Proteins encoded together in one bacterium window:
- a CDS encoding type II secretion system protein GspG produces the protein IGILAAIAVVNLRGALDRSRQTKTMATMRTVGSAIHAYQMDYSYMPQDGTTGAALKTALGGGAIQVVDVQDAWRHDLVYSTDQHDYTLRSYGNDGALGPADISRATRDHYENDLVYVDGVFTASPER, from the coding sequence TCATCGGCATCTTGGCCGCGATCGCGGTCGTGAATCTCCGGGGCGCGCTCGACCGCTCCCGGCAGACGAAGACGATGGCGACGATGCGCACCGTCGGTTCGGCGATCCACGCCTACCAGATGGACTACTCCTACATGCCGCAGGACGGGACCACGGGCGCCGCCCTGAAGACCGCCCTCGGCGGAGGGGCGATCCAGGTCGTGGACGTCCAGGACGCGTGGCGGCACGATCTGGTCTACAGCACCGACCAGCACGACTACACGCTGCGCAGCTACGGCAACGACGGGGCGCTCGGTCCGGCCGACATTTCGCGCGCGACCCGCGACCACTACGAGAACGACCTCGTCTACGTGGACGGCGTCTTCACCGCCAGCCCCGAGCGCTGA